A region of Pyxidicoccus parkwaysis DNA encodes the following proteins:
- a CDS encoding glycosyltransferase family 39 protein, with amino-acid sequence MRSTASDTPSVHATPPDWGRMVLWVTCALALLRLLYAGRVELAPQEAYYWQYARHLDLSYFDHPPLCAWLMGLSVRLFGEGELAIRLPAILSSAALTGVLYSLGARLYSPAVGALTALAANATVLFGLGAVVMTPDVPLVLCWAAALRVLCELVLPDGKGPGWGGWRWYLLGLLCGLALLSKYTAALLPLQVLVTALLLPRGRAALRTPHPYLACVLALAVFSPVIVWNAQHDWASFAFQTRGRLETVDGLRPYLVGRYVGLQAVAVGPLLYLALLATAGVLVRQALWGDARAKLLAVSSLPGLALFSVVSPLHWVKMNWVAPIYIGLLVAAAAGACALWHARWARNYALATVATGAVLMTGMYLMPLCPFIPFRERDNLVSGWRELAAQVQHYREAAGTPAPLVVGWGYKTASELAFYLPDRPETQSDPVLGGAGLAYDYWLDRVHPGTDAIIVSDARQPLPEAAQRLRASCDGTRELPPVEVHRGTHVVTTFKLWHCRRWHLPEGDGTHPGGLVVRALGTSL; translated from the coding sequence ATGCGCTCGACCGCTTCCGACACGCCGTCCGTTCATGCAACCCCTCCCGACTGGGGACGCATGGTGCTGTGGGTGACGTGCGCGCTCGCGCTGCTGCGGCTCCTCTACGCGGGACGCGTGGAGCTGGCGCCGCAGGAGGCGTACTACTGGCAATACGCCCGCCATCTGGACCTGTCGTACTTCGACCATCCGCCGCTGTGCGCATGGCTGATGGGCCTGTCCGTCCGCCTCTTCGGGGAAGGGGAGCTGGCCATCCGGCTGCCGGCCATCCTCTCGTCCGCCGCGCTCACCGGGGTGCTGTACTCGCTCGGGGCACGCCTGTACTCGCCCGCCGTGGGCGCGCTGACGGCGCTGGCCGCCAACGCCACCGTGCTGTTCGGCCTGGGCGCGGTGGTGATGACGCCGGACGTGCCCCTGGTGCTGTGCTGGGCGGCGGCGCTCCGCGTGCTCTGTGAGTTGGTGCTCCCGGACGGCAAGGGGCCCGGATGGGGCGGGTGGCGCTGGTACCTGCTGGGCCTGCTGTGCGGGCTGGCGCTGCTGTCCAAGTACACCGCCGCGCTGCTGCCGCTCCAGGTCCTGGTGACGGCGCTGCTCCTCCCGCGAGGCCGCGCCGCGCTGCGGACGCCGCACCCGTACCTGGCCTGTGTCCTCGCGCTCGCCGTCTTCTCGCCCGTCATCGTCTGGAACGCGCAGCACGACTGGGCCTCCTTCGCCTTCCAGACGCGCGGACGGTTGGAGACGGTGGATGGCCTCCGCCCGTACCTCGTGGGGCGCTACGTGGGATTGCAGGCGGTGGCCGTCGGCCCGCTGTTGTACCTCGCGCTGCTCGCCACGGCAGGTGTCCTCGTCAGGCAGGCGCTGTGGGGTGACGCACGCGCGAAGCTATTGGCCGTGTCCAGCCTGCCGGGGCTCGCGCTGTTCTCCGTGGTGAGCCCGCTGCACTGGGTGAAGATGAACTGGGTGGCCCCCATCTACATCGGGCTTCTCGTGGCGGCCGCGGCCGGGGCATGCGCGCTCTGGCATGCGCGGTGGGCGCGCAACTACGCGCTCGCGACGGTGGCCACCGGGGCGGTGTTGATGACGGGCATGTACCTGATGCCGCTGTGCCCCTTCATTCCCTTCCGCGAGCGAGACAACCTGGTGAGCGGCTGGCGCGAGCTGGCCGCGCAGGTGCAGCACTACCGCGAGGCGGCCGGGACGCCGGCACCGCTGGTCGTCGGGTGGGGCTACAAGACGGCGAGCGAGTTGGCCTTCTACCTGCCGGACCGCCCGGAGACGCAGTCGGACCCCGTCCTGGGCGGGGCGGGTCTCGCCTACGACTACTGGTTGGACCGGGTACATCCCGGCACGGACGCCATCATCGTGTCGGACGCCCGGCAGCCCCTGCCCGAGGCCGCACAGCGCCTGCGCGCGAGCTGTGACGGGACGCGGGAATTGCCACCGGTGGAGGTGCACCGGGGCACCCACGTCGTGACGACCTTCAAGCTCTGGCACTGCCGCCGCTGGCATCTCCCGGAGGGGGATGGGACGCATCCGGGAGGGCTGGTGGTGCGCGCCCTGGGAACCTCGCTGTGA
- a CDS encoding sensor histidine kinase: MKRPLTLSTRLTFFFAGAVLASTLLYGTLVTAVLAIGEWREQHDVPPVPTKEGLFDDAWQALSALALGTPFAVLGAVLLGRALAHRALAPMREASTRARAARAAELDLSLPVRGTGDEWDELASTLNALLADARGAFARIRTFTADAAHELRTPLTVIMGEAEVVLRRPRSAEEYHRTLELVYAESRGLAQLVDSLLLLARGDAGALSTRKEPVDLALLARHAVERAEHLPASREGGIGIQLSAAPTLVEGNPVLLSHVLDNLLANALRYGRSQVRVEVRATDTEARLTVTDDGPGVEPAFLPRLFQRFARADGARAGEGTGLGLALSRSIVEAHGGALTYERSPGGESLFTARFPGRAPPALPDASHPPPGDASGGSARA, encoded by the coding sequence GTGAAGCGGCCCCTGACGCTGAGCACCCGGCTGACCTTCTTCTTCGCCGGCGCGGTCCTCGCGTCCACCCTGCTCTACGGCACGCTGGTGACGGCGGTGCTCGCCATCGGGGAGTGGCGCGAGCAGCACGATGTGCCTCCCGTCCCCACGAAGGAAGGGCTCTTCGACGATGCGTGGCAGGCGCTCAGTGCCCTGGCGCTCGGGACGCCCTTCGCGGTGCTCGGCGCCGTGTTGCTGGGCCGCGCGCTCGCGCATCGAGCGCTGGCCCCCATGCGCGAGGCCAGCACCCGGGCCCGTGCGGCCCGCGCGGCGGAGCTGGACCTGAGCCTCCCCGTCCGAGGCACCGGAGACGAGTGGGACGAGCTGGCCTCCACGCTCAACGCACTCCTCGCGGATGCGCGTGGCGCCTTCGCCCGCATCAGGACCTTCACCGCGGACGCCGCGCACGAGCTGCGCACGCCGCTGACGGTCATCATGGGCGAGGCCGAGGTGGTCCTCCGCCGCCCTCGCTCCGCGGAGGAGTACCACCGCACGCTCGAGCTCGTGTACGCGGAGAGCCGCGGGCTCGCGCAGCTGGTGGACTCCCTGCTGCTGCTCGCGCGCGGTGACGCGGGCGCGCTCTCCACGCGAAAGGAGCCGGTGGACCTGGCCCTGCTCGCGAGGCACGCAGTCGAGCGGGCGGAGCACCTGCCCGCGTCCCGTGAAGGTGGCATCGGCATCCAGCTGTCCGCCGCGCCTACGCTCGTCGAAGGCAACCCGGTGCTCCTGTCGCACGTGCTCGACAACCTGCTGGCCAATGCGCTCCGGTACGGCCGCAGTCAGGTCCGCGTGGAGGTCCGCGCGACGGACACCGAGGCGCGGCTCACCGTGACGGACGACGGCCCTGGCGTGGAGCCCGCGTTCCTCCCGAGGCTCTTCCAGCGATTCGCCCGCGCGGACGGTGCGCGCGCGGGTGAGGGCACGGGACTGGGGCTCGCGCTCTCGCGCTCCATCGTCGAGGCGCATGGAGGCGCGCTCACCTACGAGCGAAGCCCCGGGGGCGAGAGTTTGTTCACAGCGAGGTTCCCAGGGCGCGCACCACCAGCCCTCCCGGATGCGTCCCATCCCCCTCCGGGAGATGCCAGCGGCGGCAGTGCCAGAGCTTGA